The sequence below is a genomic window from Actinomycetota bacterium.
GGCCGGCGGGGCCGTGTCGCTGCACCAGCTGACCGTGGGCTCGGAGGACGGAACGTGCATCTTCGCCGGGCACCGCCCCATCCACGATGCGCTGTCCACGTGGCTTCTGGATGAGATCGGGGTCCAGCGGGCGGAGACCTGACGGGTTCAGCCGGTCGATCGAGGGGTGTACTTGACCGTCTGGACACGGATCTGGCCGTCCTCGGTGAACACGAACGTGTCGGTGCCGTCGTCGACCCGGTTGTCCCTCGAGTCGGCGGTCCACTCGAGGTATAGGACGTCGTCCTCGAAGACCTGCGTGGGCAACTGCCAAGACGCGTTCGGAACGGTCTCGATCAGCTCGACGAACCCCTGCCGCACCCCCTCCTTCCCGCGCCGCACGATGCCGTTGCCGATGAAGATGGCATCGTCGGTGTAGTCCGAGACGATCTCGTCGAGGTCCTCCGCGCCCAGGGCCTGGACGTGGTGCTGGAACGTCTCCCGCGGCGTGCGGGCCATGGCCGGTCCTGTCATCGGGTCGGGACCACCGGTGAGCGTGGGCCCGTGTCGCCATCCAACTCCCGTGTCGGGACGCTCGCAATGTCGCGTCGGCTCGGCCGGTCGACCGACAGCTGCCGTGTATCCACGCCTACGGCCACGGCAGCGCGGCATCTCCCAGCAGCTCGATGAACGTGCGGGCGTTGCGGGGGGCGTTCGCCTGGTAGTCGTTGTTGAAGTACACGTACGCGTCCGAGCCGTCCGCGACCGCCTCCACCACCGCCTCCGCCCACGGCTCCAGTTCCGAGGGGGAGTAGTCGTAGCGGTACTGCTCCTCACCGAGACCGTGGAAGCGCACGTACACCAGGTCCCCGGTGCGGGTGCGGTCGGGTGGCATCCGACGGGAGCTCAACCACACGTGCGCGACCCCGTGGCGGTCGAGGGTGTCGAAGACCTCGTCGTCGATCCAGGATGTGTGACGGAACTCCACGGCGTGACCCACGCCGGCGGGGAGGATCGACACGAACCGGTCCAGACGAGGCACGTCCTTGCCGAGGTTCGGCGGGAGCTGCCACAGCATCACGGCGAGGAACGTCTTCAGCGGCGCCATGCGCTGCATCACGTTCCCGACCGCCTCCGCCGAGCCCTCCCCGAGCTTGAGGTTGTGGGTGACGTACCGGCTGCCCTTGCAGGCGTACCGGAAACGGTTGGGCGCGCGGTCGTGCCAGCGCTGCGTGGTCGACGTCCGCGGCAGGCGGTAGAAGCTGTAGTTGACCTCGACGGTGGGGAAGATCTTGGCGTAGTGGTCGAACCAGCGCGTCCGAGCGACGCCGTCGGGGTAGAACCGGCCGTCCCAGTCGTCGTACTGCCAGCCGCTCGTCCCGACGCGGATGTCTCCGGCCACAGGCTGCCCCACGCTGAGCGGCTGTCCTCCAGGCCACGCTAGGGTCGTCGGCCCTCGTCGCGTGTCATCTCCGGGGAAGATCGCAGCGGTCGTCACACCATCATCACGCCGACACCCGGCGGCAGCGTCGTGGCCGGCCTACGGTAGCGACACCGCCCAGGAGCAGCCGTGCCCGACGTCGTGGACCTGCGCTCGGACACCGTCACCCGCCCGACGCCCGCGATGCGCCGCGCCATGGCCAACGCCGACGTCGGTGACGACGTGTACGGCGAGGACCCGACCGTCAACGCCCTCCAGGAGGAGGCAGCGGCCCTGTTCGGCCGCGAAGCGGCACTGCTGGTCCCGTCCGGGGTGATGGCCAACCAGCTGTGGCTGCGGGTCCTGGCCCGCCCCGCCACCGAGGTCGTTGTCGAGTCCGATGCGCACATCGTCGACTACGAGGACGGCGCCGGGGCGGTGCTCGCGGGGGTGCAGTTCCGCACGGTCGACACCCCGGACGGGCTGCTGACGCAGGAGCAGGTCACCGCCGCCGTCCGTCCCGACGCCTACCATCTGACGCCGACCTCGCTGGTCGCGGTCGAGCAGACCCACAACCGCAGGGGCGGCACGGTCTACCCGCTCGCCCGGTTGCAGGCGATCGCGGACGCGACGCGCACCGCCGGCGTGCGCCTGTACCTCGACGGGGCGCGCATCTTCAACGCGGCGGTCGCTGCGGGCGTCGACCCGGACGCGTACGGGCGGGTCGCAGACGGGCTGATGTTCTCGCTGTCCAAGGGGCTCGGCGCGCCGGTCGGTTCGGTGCTCGTCGGGGACGGCGACGCGATCGCGGAGGCGCACCGGTGGCGGCGACGGTACGGCGGCGCGATGCGCCAGGCTGGCGTCCTCGCCGCAGCCGGTCTGCACGCTCTACGCCACCACCGCGACCGCCTGGCCGAAGATCACGCCAACGCACGCATCCTGGCCGAGACGCTGGTCGAGTCCGTGCCCAACGCGGTCGACGTCGGCCAGGTCCACACCAACATGGTCTACGTCGACACCGCTCCGGCCGACGCGGACCAGGTGGCCGACGAGCTCGCCGCCGCCGGCGTCCTGTGCGGGGCGCTGGGTCCGCGGACGCTCCGCCTCGTCACCCACCTCGACGTCGACCGCGCCGGATGTGTGCGTGCTGCACGGTCCATCGGCTCCGCCCTGGCGCGTTGAGGAGTCGAGACGGGGCACCGTCGACGAACCTCACATGGGCCACGCCGGTGGCATAGGTTGGACGCGACGCTGACGTACCG
It includes:
- a CDS encoding nuclear transport factor 2 family protein, giving the protein MARTPRETFQHHVQALGAEDLDEIVSDYTDDAIFIGNGIVRRGKEGVRQGFVELIETVPNASWQLPTQVFEDDVLYLEWTADSRDNRVDDGTDTFVFTEDGQIRVQTVKYTPRSTG
- a CDS encoding DUF72 domain-containing protein; the encoded protein is MGQPVAGDIRVGTSGWQYDDWDGRFYPDGVARTRWFDHYAKIFPTVEVNYSFYRLPRTSTTQRWHDRAPNRFRYACKGSRYVTHNLKLGEGSAEAVGNVMQRMAPLKTFLAVMLWQLPPNLGKDVPRLDRFVSILPAGVGHAVEFRHTSWIDDEVFDTLDRHGVAHVWLSSRRMPPDRTRTGDLVYVRFHGLGEEQYRYDYSPSELEPWAEAVVEAVADGSDAYVYFNNDYQANAPRNARTFIELLGDAALPWP
- a CDS encoding aminotransferase class I/II-fold pyridoxal phosphate-dependent enzyme gives rise to the protein MPDVVDLRSDTVTRPTPAMRRAMANADVGDDVYGEDPTVNALQEEAAALFGREAALLVPSGVMANQLWLRVLARPATEVVVESDAHIVDYEDGAGAVLAGVQFRTVDTPDGLLTQEQVTAAVRPDAYHLTPTSLVAVEQTHNRRGGTVYPLARLQAIADATRTAGVRLYLDGARIFNAAVAAGVDPDAYGRVADGLMFSLSKGLGAPVGSVLVGDGDAIAEAHRWRRRYGGAMRQAGVLAAAGLHALRHHRDRLAEDHANARILAETLVESVPNAVDVGQVHTNMVYVDTAPADADQVADELAAAGVLCGALGPRTLRLVTHLDVDRAGCVRAARSIGSALAR